A genomic window from Salvia hispanica cultivar TCC Black 2014 chromosome 5, UniMelb_Shisp_WGS_1.0, whole genome shotgun sequence includes:
- the LOC125188282 gene encoding uncharacterized protein LOC125188282, which yields MDNGQRQTKHLNSNIKNNVVQFLLKHSHDGVLARGAVMEAAETFEVSRKTVYRLWKAAKEQMQRGEPTSMEGKIKDTIMLTYYNLMKKRYYLLPDEDEPYRSCKFKRFITKVMFMCAVNRPHFGMDGQAIYDGKVGIFPFTEVLPTQRKSKNRPRGTMETKPIHSVTKVVMRDCLINQIIPAIKAKWPIWASKDIYIQQDNATPHITAMDPEFQSLQYEKPCSIVDELVGNVCSSFAELSPQTLNKVFLSLQACLTEILQCRDENGYKVPHINKDRLQRIVGLPKVIL from the exons ATGGATAATGGGCAGAGGCAAACCAAACACTTGAACAGCAACATCAAGAACAATGTGGTGCAGTTTCTACTCAAGCACAGCCATGATGGAGTGCTTGCAAGAGGGGCTGTAATGGAGGCAGCAGAGACATTTGAGGTCAGTAGGAAGACCGTGTACAGGCTATGGAAGGCAGCCAAGGAGCAGATGCAAAGGGGAGAACCTACAAGCATGGAAGGAAAGATTAAAGATACCATCATGCTGACATATTACAACTTGATGAAGAAAAG GTACTACCTCTTGCCGGATGAGGATGAGCCATATAGGTCATGCAAATTCAAGAGATTCATCACTAAAGTTATGTTTATGTGTGCTGTCAATAGACCACATTTTGGTATGGATGGGCAGGCAATTTATGATGGTAAGGTGGGAATATTTCCCTTCACTGAAGTACTGCCAACACAGAGGAAGTCAAAGAACAGGCCCAGAGGGACCATGGAAACCAAGCCAATACATTCAGTCACAAAGGTAGTGATGAGAGACTGCCTTATCAACCAG ATTATACCTGCAATTAAGGCCAAGTGGCCAATTTGGGCAAGCAAAGACATCTACATTCAGCAAGATAATGCAACCCCACACATAACAGCTATGGATCCAGAATTTCAG TCACTGCAGTATGAGAAACCATGCAGCATTGTGGATGAACTTGTGGGGAATGTGTGTAGCTCTTTTGCAGAGCTTTCACCACAAACTCTCAATAAAGTTTTCCTAAGCTTGCAGGCTTGCCTCACTGAAATCCTACAGTGCAGGGATGAAAATGGCTACAAAGTTCCACACATCAACAAGGATAGGCTACAAAGAATTGTTGGACTGCCCAAAGTGATCTTGTGA
- the LOC125190586 gene encoding GDSL esterase/lipase At1g29660-like, with translation MPHSIMRNVFYFHLLNLIIFQFGGVVNASQVHCFFIFGDSLVDNGNNNYLNTTAKANYSPYGIDFPAGPTGRFTNGRNTADFLAELLEIDEPLPPYANATDWDRINGVNFGSGGAGILDESGQHFGDVVTMSEQLSNHEAIITRLAEIFGERKLSLQHLSNCTYYVAMGSNDYLGNYLPKYYASTTKYTPEQFASLAIAQYSKHLLRLYKNGGRKVAVNGLGKLGCVPQQIAKYPVSPETGCVETSNAAVDIFNEKLKKLIKTLNLLPGASFLYVTEILDNPLYGNITVVGKPCCEVSEDSLGHCVEGSTPCSNRDEYYFWDSLHPTEAATSLSAKIIYDALAPLLQTTTTTAATPLVDVA, from the exons atgcCTCATTCTATAATGAGAAATGTATTCTATTTTCACCTACTAAATCttataattttccaatttgGTGGCGTTGTCAATGCATCACAAGTTCACTGTTTCTTCATTTTCGGAGATTCATTGGTGGACAACGGCAACAACAATTACCTCAACACAACGGCCAAGGCCAATTACTCCCCTTACGGCATTGATTTCCCGGCCGGCCCCACTGGTAGATTCACCAACGGCCGAAATACCGCAGATTTCCTCG CTGAACTACTGGAGATAGATGAACCCCTTCCGCCATACGCCAATGCTACGGATTGGGACAGAATCAACGGCGTCAACTTTGGCTCGGGTGGAGCCGGAATTCTTGATGAATCCGGGCAACATTTC GGAGATGTGGTGACTATGAGCGAGCAACTGTCGAATCATGAGGCCATAATTACGAGATTGGCCGAAatatttggagagagaaaattaagCTTGCAACATCTTAGCAACTGTACATACTACGTGGCAATGGGCAGCAACGACTACCTTGGCAACTATCTCCCCAAATACTACGCCTCCACCACTAAATACACTCCCGAACAGTTTGCTTCTCTCGCCATTGCACAATACTCTAAGCACCTTCTT AGGCTATACAAGAACGGTGGGAGGAAAGTAGCCGTGAACGGACTCGGAAAATTAGGGTGCGTTCCGCAGCAGATAGCGAAGTACCCTGTCTCCCCGGAGACAGGGTGCGTGGAGACGAGCAACGCGGCCGTGGACATCTTCAACGAGAAActcaagaaattaataaaaacgttGAACCTCCTCCCCGGCGCCAGCTTCCTGTACGTCACTGAAATCTTGGACAACCCATTGTACGGAAATATAACGGTGGTCGGAAAACCATGTTGCGAGGTGTCGGAGGATTCGCTAGGGCACTGTGTTGAGGGAAGCACGCCGTGCAGCAACAGAGATGAATACTATTTCTGGGATTCACTCCATCCAACTGAGGCTGCCACTTCCTTGTCCGCAAAGATTATCTACGATGCTTTGGCGCCATTATTGCAGACTACAACTACTACTGCTGCTACCCCTCTTGTTGATGTTGCCTGA